In Candidatus Deferrimicrobium sp., the DNA window CCCCACCCGCTCGGCCCGCATGACGAACGACCCCGTCCCGTTCACCGTTGCGCCGACCACGCGATCGCCCGGCTTCTTCTCCACGGGAATGGGCTCCCCCGTGACCATCGCCTCATCCACCGCGCTGGTCCCTTCGAGGATGGCGCCGTCCACCGGCACCTTCTCCCCGGGTCGCACGCGCAGCCGGTCCCCAACGTGAACCTGATCGAGGGGGACATCCTCTTCGGAGCCGTTGTCCCCGAGCCGCCGCGCGGTCTTCGGCGCAAGCCCCAGAAGCGCCTTGATCGCCGCCCCGGTCTGGCTGCGCGCCTTCAGTTCCAGGACCTGCCCGAGCAGCACAAGGGTCACGATGACGGCCGCCGCCTCGAAATAGACGGCGACCATGCCCGATGCATCGCGGAACGACGGTGGGAAGATCCCCGGGAAGAGTACGGCCACCAGGCTGTAACCGTACGCCACGCCGACGCCCAGCCCGATCAGCGTGAACATGTTGAGGCTCCGGTTCAGGATCGAATGCCACCCGCGAACGAAGAAAGGCCATCCTCCCCACAGGACGACGGGCGTTCCCAGGAGAAGCTCCATCCATGGCAGCACACGGCCCGGGACGATGCCATCCAGGGGGCGCCCCGGGATGTATTCTCCCATGGCGACAACAAAGAGCGGCACCGTCAGGAGTGCGCTGCCCCGGAAACGCCGGCGCATATCGCCCAGTTCCCGGTTTTCCTCCTCCTCCCCGGCGGCCGCACGGGGCTCAAGGGCCATGCCGCACTTCGGGCAGTTCCCCGGGGCGTCGCGGACGACCTCGGGGTGCATGGGGCACACCCATTGCGCCCGGGTGGCGGCCGCAACGGGGGTCATCGGTTCGAGTGCCATGCCGCACTTCGGGCAGTTTCCCGGGCCGTCCTGCCGGATCTCCGGGTGCATCGGGCAGGTGAACCCCCCTGTATCTGTCTCAGCGGCATCCTTTCTGCCGTGTCCCTCCGCCGGCCGACCGTCGTGGCCCGGTGACGTACTTGCGCTTGTGGACATTTCCATTGTCGCTTCCTCTTGCTACTTCACCTGCTCGAACTGCATGACGGTCAATGCGCCGTTCACCTTTTCCGCGGTGAAATGGATCTCGTCACCTTCCTTCAGCCGGTCGAGCATGGTTGGATCCTTGACGCGGAAGATCATGGTCATCTGCGGCATTCCCAGATTCTCGATCGGCCCGTGGCGGATGGTGACCTTGCCGGTATCCTTGTCGACTTTCATTACCACCCCTGAGGTCATGGCCTGCCCGCTTTCGGTGGATGTCGTCCCGGCCGCGTTGTCTGCGGAAGAATCGCCGGCGGCGTAGCTGACGGGCGCAAACAGCAAGCAGGCTATCGAAGTCAA includes these proteins:
- a CDS encoding copper-binding protein yields the protein MRFRLLALTSIACLLFAPVSYAAGDSSADNAAGTTSTESGQAMTSGVVMKVDKDTGKVTIRHGPIENLGMPQMTMIFRVKDPTMLDRLKEGDEIHFTAEKVNGALTVMQFEQVK